In Candidatus Zixiibacteriota bacterium, a genomic segment contains:
- a CDS encoding DUF5675 family protein, with protein MKIIVDRFVSDKEATLSHVQVFTNGAEHAILGLYGCEDEYREIKVPGETRIPKGTYRVTVRTEGGFHERYKKDRRVSDIHEGMLWIRNVPNFEYVLIHIGNFESETDGCLLVGAQYDTARMCVYRSVEAYRALYKTVIAAAKAGDLTIEFQDNDRS; from the coding sequence ATGAAAATCATTGTAGACCGCTTCGTCTCCGACAAGGAGGCGACGCTTTCGCATGTGCAGGTGTTCACCAACGGGGCCGAGCACGCAATTCTCGGCCTCTATGGTTGCGAAGATGAATACCGGGAAATCAAGGTTCCGGGCGAGACGCGGATTCCGAAAGGAACGTACCGGGTCACGGTCAGGACCGAGGGCGGGTTTCACGAACGCTACAAGAAAGACCGGCGTGTCAGCGATATTCATGAGGGCATGCTCTGGATACGGAACGTCCCGAACTTTGAGTATGTGCTGATCCACATCGGCAATTTCGAGAGCGAGACGGACGGCTGCCTTCTCGTCGGGGCGCAATATGACACGGCCAGAATGTGCGTTTATCGGTCGGTCGAAGCCTATCGCGCGCTCTACAAGACCGTGATTGCCGCTGCAAAAGCGGGCGATCTGACGATTGAGTTTCAGGACAACGACAGGAGCTAA